The following coding sequences lie in one Stigmatopora nigra isolate UIUO_SnigA chromosome 4, RoL_Snig_1.1, whole genome shotgun sequence genomic window:
- the LOC144195621 gene encoding AP-1 complex subunit beta-1 isoform X1, translated as MQEWANQLCENRQFGSKMTDSKYFTTTKKGEIYELKAELNSDKKEKKKEAVKKVIASMTVGKDVSALFPDVVNCMQTDNLELKKLVYLYLMNYAKSQPDMAIMAVNTFVKDCEDPNPLIRALAVRTMGCIRVDKITEYLCEPLRKCLKDEDPYVRKTAAVCVAKLHDINAQLVEDQGFLDTLKDLISDSNPMVVANAVAALSEIAESHPNSNLLDLNPQTINKLLTALNECTEWGQIFILDCLANYTPRDDRESQSICERVTPRLSHANSAVVLSAVKVLMKFMEMLPKDLDYYGTLLKKLAPPLVTLLSAEPELQYVALRNINLIVQRRPEILKHEMKVFFVKYNDPIYVKLEKLDIMIRLASQANIAQVLAELKEYATEVDVDFVRKAVRAIGRCAIKVEQSAERCVSTLLDLIQTKVNYVVQEAIVVIKDIFRKYPNKYESVIATLCENLDSLDEPEARAAMIWIVGEYAERIDNADELLESFLEGFHDESTQVQLQLLTAIVKLFLKKPTETQELVQQVLSLATQDSDNPDLRDRGYIYWRLLSTDPVAAKEVVLAEKPLISEETDLIEPTLLEELICHIGTLASVYHKPPSAFVEGSRGVQHKRLPGSAGSGESVESPDPGSASVTEAPPAVIPSQDLLGDLLNLDLTPTSTTGPPAPSSGMQMGAMDLLGGGLDSLMGDESEPPPVPLRTDTPQSPQPLHQSPSPPDHSPTELGGDLGGSPAMTAGFGAPPAAVPPSFTAPVSGGLDDLFDLGGGVGMPVSIYVPPKTLWLPAMKAKGLEITGTFGRRAGVVQMEMTLTNKAMSVMTDFAIQFNRNSFGLAPAGPLQVLTPVGPNQSIEVALPLNTVGPVMKMEPLNNLQVAVKNNIDVFYFSCQYPISMLFVEDGKMERQVFLATWKDIPNENESKFQLNDCHLNSDAASNKLQGSNIFTIAKRTVEGQDMLYQSMKLSNGIWVLAELRAQTGNPNYTVSLRCKAPEVSQCVFQSYEAVLKN; from the exons ATGCAGGAATGGGCCAACCAACTATGC gagaACCGACAATTTGGATCCAAGATGACAGACTCAAAGTACTTCACCACCACCAAAAAAG gtgAAATCTATGAGCTCAAAGCTGAGCTCAACAGtgataaaaaagagaaaaagaaggaaGCAGTGAAGAAAGTGATAGCGTCTATGACTGTTGGAAAGGATGTCAG TGCGCTCTTTCCGGATGTTGTCAACTGCATGCAGACGGACAACCTGGAACTGAAAAAGCTGGTCTACCTCTATCTAATGAACTACGCCAAGAGTCAACCTGATATGGCTATCATGGCTGTGAACACCTTTGTCAAG GACTGTGAAGACCCAAATCCTCTAATTCGGGCCCTGGCTGTTCGCACCATGGGCTGCATTCGTGTGGACAAGATCACAGAGTACCTTTGCGAGCCACTTAGGAAGTGTTTGAAAGATGAAGACCCCTATGTGAGGAAGACTGCAGCAGTGTGTGTTGCCAAACTCCATGATATCAACGCACAACTGGTGGAAGACCAAGGCTTTCTGGACACTCTCAAAGACCTCATCTCAGACTCCAACCCTATG GTTGTTGCAAATGCGGTAGCAGCCCTCTCCGAGATCGCAGAGTCTCATCCCAACAGCAATCTTCTAGACTTGAACCCTCAAACCATTAACAAGTTGCTGACAGCTCTTAATGAGTGCACAGAGTGGGGACAGATCTTCATTCTCGACTGCCTGGCCAATTACACGCCTCGAGATGATCGCGAGTCTCAAAG CATCTGCGAGCGTGTTACTCCAAGGCTTTCTCACGCAAACTCAGCCGTGGTGTTGTCAGCCGTTAAGGTTCTCATGAAGTTCATGGAAATGTTGCCAAAGGACCTCGACTACTATGGAACCTTACTGAAGAAGCTGGCCCCTCCATTGGTCACTCTCCTGTCTGCCGAGCCCGAATTGCAATATGTAGCACTAAGAAACATTAATCTCATCGTTCAAAGACG ACCAGAGATCCTGAAACATGAAATGAAGGTCTTCTTTGTAAAATACAATGATCCGATTTATGTTAAACTGGAGAAATTGGACATCATGATCCGCTTGGCATCCCAAGCTAACATTGCCCAG GTTTTGGCTGAATTGAAGGAATATGCCACTGAGGTGGATGTGGACTTTGTCCGTAAAGCCGTACGGGCAATTGGACGCTGTGCTATTAAAGTAGAG CAATCCGCGGAGCGCTGTGTCAGTACCCTGCTTGACCTTATCCAGACAAAGGTCAACTATGTTGTGCAGGAAGCAATTGTGGTCATCAAGGACATCTTTCGCAAGTACCCCAATAA aTACGAGAGTGTGATTGCCACTTTGTGTGAAAACCTGGACTCACTGGACGAACCGGAAGCCCGAGCAGCTATGATTTGGATCGTGGGGGAGTACGCCGAGCGCATTGACAATGCTGATGAACTACTTGAAAGCTTTTTGGAGGGTTTCCATGATGAAAGCACTCAG GTGCAGTTGCAACTTTTAACAGCCATTGTTAAGTTGTTCCTTAAGAAACCGACGGAGACCCAAGAGCTGGTGCAGCAGGTCCTTAGTCTGGCTACTCag GACTCGGATAATCCGGACCTGAGGGATCGTGGCTACATTTACTGGCGTCTTCTCTCCACTGATCCAGTGGCTGCCAAGGAGGTGGTTCTGGCTGAGAAGCCCCTAATCTCCGAGGAGACTGACTTGATTGAGCCCACACTGTTGGAGGAGCTCATATGCCACATTGGTACTCTGGCCTCCGTCTATCACAAGCCGCCCAGCGCCTTTGTGGAAGGCAGTCGTGGCGTTCAACACAAGAGACTCCCCGGCAGTGCTGGATC CGGTGAAAGCGTAGAGAGCCCGGACCCAGGTTCTGCCAGTGTCACTGAGGCACCACCTGCAGTCATTCCATCCCAGGACCTTCTTGGAGATCTGCTCAATCTGGATCTAACACCTACAAGCACAACTGGACCACCAGCACCCTCCTCCGGAATGCAAATGGGGGCTATGGACCTTCTCGGAGGAGGACTGGATAGCCTG ATGGGGGATGAATCTGAGCCG CCGCCCGTTCCCCTGCGGACGGACACTCCTCAGTCACCGCAGCCCCTTCATCAATCCCCATCGCCCCCAGATCACAGCCCCACTGAG CTTGGTGGAGACCTTGGAGGAAGTCCTGCT ATGACAGCTGGCTTTGGTGCACCACCTGCTGCTGTACCGCCTTCTTTCACCGCTCCTGTAAGTGGTGGTCTGGATGACCTATTTGACCTTGGCGGTGGAGTCGGCATGCCAGTCAGTATCTATGTGCCTCCCAAAACG CTTTGGCTTCCAGCTATGAAGGCTAAGGGCCTGGAGATTACTGGCACATTTGGTCGCCGAGCCGGGGTCGTTCAAATGGAAATGACCCTTACAAATAAAGCAATGAGTGTCATGACTGATTTTGCCATCCAGTTCAATAGAAACAG TTTTGGTTTGGCTCCTGCTGGTCCTCTCCAGGTTCTTACTCCAGTTGGCCCTAACCAAAGTATAGAAGTGGCCCTTCCTCTCAACACTGTTGGACCTGTCATGAAGATGGAGCCTCTCAATAACCTGCAG GTGGCCGTCAAGAACAACATTGACGTCTTCTACTTCAGCTGCCAGTACCCCATCAGCATGCTCTTTGTAGAGGACGGGAAGATGG AACGACAGGTGTTCTTAGCCACATGGAAAGACATTCCGAATGAAAATGAGTCAAAGTTCCAGCTGAACGATTGCCATCTTAACTCAG ATGCGGCCTCCAACAAACTGCAAGGAAGCAACATCTTTACCATCGCTAAGCGAACTGTAGAGGGCCAGGATATGCTGTACCAGTCCATGAAACTCTCAAATGGAATTTGGGTACTTGCTGAGCTGAGGGCTCAGACAGGAAACCCTAACTACACG GTCTCTCTGAGATGCAAAGCCCCTGAGGTTTCCCAGTGTGTGTTCCAGAGCTATGAGGCGGTGCTGAAGAACTGA
- the LOC144195621 gene encoding AP-1 complex subunit beta-1 isoform X2: MQEWANQLCENRQFGSKMTDSKYFTTTKKGEIYELKAELNSDKKEKKKEAVKKVIASMTVGKDVSALFPDVVNCMQTDNLELKKLVYLYLMNYAKSQPDMAIMAVNTFVKDCEDPNPLIRALAVRTMGCIRVDKITEYLCEPLRKCLKDEDPYVRKTAAVCVAKLHDINAQLVEDQGFLDTLKDLISDSNPMVVANAVAALSEIAESHPNSNLLDLNPQTINKLLTALNECTEWGQIFILDCLANYTPRDDRESQSICERVTPRLSHANSAVVLSAVKVLMKFMEMLPKDLDYYGTLLKKLAPPLVTLLSAEPELQYVALRNINLIVQRRPEILKHEMKVFFVKYNDPIYVKLEKLDIMIRLASQANIAQVLAELKEYATEVDVDFVRKAVRAIGRCAIKVEQSAERCVSTLLDLIQTKVNYVVQEAIVVIKDIFRKYPNKYESVIATLCENLDSLDEPEARAAMIWIVGEYAERIDNADELLESFLEGFHDESTQVQLQLLTAIVKLFLKKPTETQELVQQVLSLATQDSDNPDLRDRGYIYWRLLSTDPVAAKEVVLAEKPLISEETDLIEPTLLEELICHIGTLASVYHKPPSAFVEGSRGVQHKRLPGSAGSGESVESPDPGSASVTEAPPAVIPSQDLLGDLLNLDLTPTSTTGPPAPSSGMQMGAMDLLGGGLDSLPPVPLRTDTPQSPQPLHQSPSPPDHSPTELGGDLGGSPAMTAGFGAPPAAVPPSFTAPVSGGLDDLFDLGGGVGMPVSIYVPPKTLWLPAMKAKGLEITGTFGRRAGVVQMEMTLTNKAMSVMTDFAIQFNRNSFGLAPAGPLQVLTPVGPNQSIEVALPLNTVGPVMKMEPLNNLQVAVKNNIDVFYFSCQYPISMLFVEDGKMERQVFLATWKDIPNENESKFQLNDCHLNSDAASNKLQGSNIFTIAKRTVEGQDMLYQSMKLSNGIWVLAELRAQTGNPNYTVSLRCKAPEVSQCVFQSYEAVLKN; encoded by the exons ATGCAGGAATGGGCCAACCAACTATGC gagaACCGACAATTTGGATCCAAGATGACAGACTCAAAGTACTTCACCACCACCAAAAAAG gtgAAATCTATGAGCTCAAAGCTGAGCTCAACAGtgataaaaaagagaaaaagaaggaaGCAGTGAAGAAAGTGATAGCGTCTATGACTGTTGGAAAGGATGTCAG TGCGCTCTTTCCGGATGTTGTCAACTGCATGCAGACGGACAACCTGGAACTGAAAAAGCTGGTCTACCTCTATCTAATGAACTACGCCAAGAGTCAACCTGATATGGCTATCATGGCTGTGAACACCTTTGTCAAG GACTGTGAAGACCCAAATCCTCTAATTCGGGCCCTGGCTGTTCGCACCATGGGCTGCATTCGTGTGGACAAGATCACAGAGTACCTTTGCGAGCCACTTAGGAAGTGTTTGAAAGATGAAGACCCCTATGTGAGGAAGACTGCAGCAGTGTGTGTTGCCAAACTCCATGATATCAACGCACAACTGGTGGAAGACCAAGGCTTTCTGGACACTCTCAAAGACCTCATCTCAGACTCCAACCCTATG GTTGTTGCAAATGCGGTAGCAGCCCTCTCCGAGATCGCAGAGTCTCATCCCAACAGCAATCTTCTAGACTTGAACCCTCAAACCATTAACAAGTTGCTGACAGCTCTTAATGAGTGCACAGAGTGGGGACAGATCTTCATTCTCGACTGCCTGGCCAATTACACGCCTCGAGATGATCGCGAGTCTCAAAG CATCTGCGAGCGTGTTACTCCAAGGCTTTCTCACGCAAACTCAGCCGTGGTGTTGTCAGCCGTTAAGGTTCTCATGAAGTTCATGGAAATGTTGCCAAAGGACCTCGACTACTATGGAACCTTACTGAAGAAGCTGGCCCCTCCATTGGTCACTCTCCTGTCTGCCGAGCCCGAATTGCAATATGTAGCACTAAGAAACATTAATCTCATCGTTCAAAGACG ACCAGAGATCCTGAAACATGAAATGAAGGTCTTCTTTGTAAAATACAATGATCCGATTTATGTTAAACTGGAGAAATTGGACATCATGATCCGCTTGGCATCCCAAGCTAACATTGCCCAG GTTTTGGCTGAATTGAAGGAATATGCCACTGAGGTGGATGTGGACTTTGTCCGTAAAGCCGTACGGGCAATTGGACGCTGTGCTATTAAAGTAGAG CAATCCGCGGAGCGCTGTGTCAGTACCCTGCTTGACCTTATCCAGACAAAGGTCAACTATGTTGTGCAGGAAGCAATTGTGGTCATCAAGGACATCTTTCGCAAGTACCCCAATAA aTACGAGAGTGTGATTGCCACTTTGTGTGAAAACCTGGACTCACTGGACGAACCGGAAGCCCGAGCAGCTATGATTTGGATCGTGGGGGAGTACGCCGAGCGCATTGACAATGCTGATGAACTACTTGAAAGCTTTTTGGAGGGTTTCCATGATGAAAGCACTCAG GTGCAGTTGCAACTTTTAACAGCCATTGTTAAGTTGTTCCTTAAGAAACCGACGGAGACCCAAGAGCTGGTGCAGCAGGTCCTTAGTCTGGCTACTCag GACTCGGATAATCCGGACCTGAGGGATCGTGGCTACATTTACTGGCGTCTTCTCTCCACTGATCCAGTGGCTGCCAAGGAGGTGGTTCTGGCTGAGAAGCCCCTAATCTCCGAGGAGACTGACTTGATTGAGCCCACACTGTTGGAGGAGCTCATATGCCACATTGGTACTCTGGCCTCCGTCTATCACAAGCCGCCCAGCGCCTTTGTGGAAGGCAGTCGTGGCGTTCAACACAAGAGACTCCCCGGCAGTGCTGGATC CGGTGAAAGCGTAGAGAGCCCGGACCCAGGTTCTGCCAGTGTCACTGAGGCACCACCTGCAGTCATTCCATCCCAGGACCTTCTTGGAGATCTGCTCAATCTGGATCTAACACCTACAAGCACAACTGGACCACCAGCACCCTCCTCCGGAATGCAAATGGGGGCTATGGACCTTCTCGGAGGAGGACTGGATAGCCTG CCGCCCGTTCCCCTGCGGACGGACACTCCTCAGTCACCGCAGCCCCTTCATCAATCCCCATCGCCCCCAGATCACAGCCCCACTGAG CTTGGTGGAGACCTTGGAGGAAGTCCTGCT ATGACAGCTGGCTTTGGTGCACCACCTGCTGCTGTACCGCCTTCTTTCACCGCTCCTGTAAGTGGTGGTCTGGATGACCTATTTGACCTTGGCGGTGGAGTCGGCATGCCAGTCAGTATCTATGTGCCTCCCAAAACG CTTTGGCTTCCAGCTATGAAGGCTAAGGGCCTGGAGATTACTGGCACATTTGGTCGCCGAGCCGGGGTCGTTCAAATGGAAATGACCCTTACAAATAAAGCAATGAGTGTCATGACTGATTTTGCCATCCAGTTCAATAGAAACAG TTTTGGTTTGGCTCCTGCTGGTCCTCTCCAGGTTCTTACTCCAGTTGGCCCTAACCAAAGTATAGAAGTGGCCCTTCCTCTCAACACTGTTGGACCTGTCATGAAGATGGAGCCTCTCAATAACCTGCAG GTGGCCGTCAAGAACAACATTGACGTCTTCTACTTCAGCTGCCAGTACCCCATCAGCATGCTCTTTGTAGAGGACGGGAAGATGG AACGACAGGTGTTCTTAGCCACATGGAAAGACATTCCGAATGAAAATGAGTCAAAGTTCCAGCTGAACGATTGCCATCTTAACTCAG ATGCGGCCTCCAACAAACTGCAAGGAAGCAACATCTTTACCATCGCTAAGCGAACTGTAGAGGGCCAGGATATGCTGTACCAGTCCATGAAACTCTCAAATGGAATTTGGGTACTTGCTGAGCTGAGGGCTCAGACAGGAAACCCTAACTACACG GTCTCTCTGAGATGCAAAGCCCCTGAGGTTTCCCAGTGTGTGTTCCAGAGCTATGAGGCGGTGCTGAAGAACTGA
- the LOC144195621 gene encoding AP-1 complex subunit beta-1 isoform X4 gives MQEWANQLCENRQFGSKMTDSKYFTTTKKGEIYELKAELNSDKKEKKKEAVKKVIASMTVGKDVSALFPDVVNCMQTDNLELKKLVYLYLMNYAKSQPDMAIMAVNTFVKDCEDPNPLIRALAVRTMGCIRVDKITEYLCEPLRKCLKDEDPYVRKTAAVCVAKLHDINAQLVEDQGFLDTLKDLISDSNPMVVANAVAALSEIAESHPNSNLLDLNPQTINKLLTALNECTEWGQIFILDCLANYTPRDDRESQSICERVTPRLSHANSAVVLSAVKVLMKFMEMLPKDLDYYGTLLKKLAPPLVTLLSAEPELQYVALRNINLIVQRRPEILKHEMKVFFVKYNDPIYVKLEKLDIMIRLASQANIAQVLAELKEYATEVDVDFVRKAVRAIGRCAIKVEQSAERCVSTLLDLIQTKVNYVVQEAIVVIKDIFRKYPNKYESVIATLCENLDSLDEPEARAAMIWIVGEYAERIDNADELLESFLEGFHDESTQVQLQLLTAIVKLFLKKPTETQELVQQVLSLATQDSDNPDLRDRGYIYWRLLSTDPVAAKEVVLAEKPLISEETDLIEPTLLEELICHIGTLASVYHKPPSAFVEGSRGVQHKRLPGSAGSGESVESPDPGSASVTEAPPAVIPSQDLLGDLLNLDLTPTSTTGPPAPSSGMQMGAMDLLGGGLDSLMGDESEPLGGDLGGSPAMTAGFGAPPAAVPPSFTAPVSGGLDDLFDLGGGVGMPVSIYVPPKTLWLPAMKAKGLEITGTFGRRAGVVQMEMTLTNKAMSVMTDFAIQFNRNSFGLAPAGPLQVLTPVGPNQSIEVALPLNTVGPVMKMEPLNNLQVAVKNNIDVFYFSCQYPISMLFVEDGKMERQVFLATWKDIPNENESKFQLNDCHLNSDAASNKLQGSNIFTIAKRTVEGQDMLYQSMKLSNGIWVLAELRAQTGNPNYTVSLRCKAPEVSQCVFQSYEAVLKN, from the exons ATGCAGGAATGGGCCAACCAACTATGC gagaACCGACAATTTGGATCCAAGATGACAGACTCAAAGTACTTCACCACCACCAAAAAAG gtgAAATCTATGAGCTCAAAGCTGAGCTCAACAGtgataaaaaagagaaaaagaaggaaGCAGTGAAGAAAGTGATAGCGTCTATGACTGTTGGAAAGGATGTCAG TGCGCTCTTTCCGGATGTTGTCAACTGCATGCAGACGGACAACCTGGAACTGAAAAAGCTGGTCTACCTCTATCTAATGAACTACGCCAAGAGTCAACCTGATATGGCTATCATGGCTGTGAACACCTTTGTCAAG GACTGTGAAGACCCAAATCCTCTAATTCGGGCCCTGGCTGTTCGCACCATGGGCTGCATTCGTGTGGACAAGATCACAGAGTACCTTTGCGAGCCACTTAGGAAGTGTTTGAAAGATGAAGACCCCTATGTGAGGAAGACTGCAGCAGTGTGTGTTGCCAAACTCCATGATATCAACGCACAACTGGTGGAAGACCAAGGCTTTCTGGACACTCTCAAAGACCTCATCTCAGACTCCAACCCTATG GTTGTTGCAAATGCGGTAGCAGCCCTCTCCGAGATCGCAGAGTCTCATCCCAACAGCAATCTTCTAGACTTGAACCCTCAAACCATTAACAAGTTGCTGACAGCTCTTAATGAGTGCACAGAGTGGGGACAGATCTTCATTCTCGACTGCCTGGCCAATTACACGCCTCGAGATGATCGCGAGTCTCAAAG CATCTGCGAGCGTGTTACTCCAAGGCTTTCTCACGCAAACTCAGCCGTGGTGTTGTCAGCCGTTAAGGTTCTCATGAAGTTCATGGAAATGTTGCCAAAGGACCTCGACTACTATGGAACCTTACTGAAGAAGCTGGCCCCTCCATTGGTCACTCTCCTGTCTGCCGAGCCCGAATTGCAATATGTAGCACTAAGAAACATTAATCTCATCGTTCAAAGACG ACCAGAGATCCTGAAACATGAAATGAAGGTCTTCTTTGTAAAATACAATGATCCGATTTATGTTAAACTGGAGAAATTGGACATCATGATCCGCTTGGCATCCCAAGCTAACATTGCCCAG GTTTTGGCTGAATTGAAGGAATATGCCACTGAGGTGGATGTGGACTTTGTCCGTAAAGCCGTACGGGCAATTGGACGCTGTGCTATTAAAGTAGAG CAATCCGCGGAGCGCTGTGTCAGTACCCTGCTTGACCTTATCCAGACAAAGGTCAACTATGTTGTGCAGGAAGCAATTGTGGTCATCAAGGACATCTTTCGCAAGTACCCCAATAA aTACGAGAGTGTGATTGCCACTTTGTGTGAAAACCTGGACTCACTGGACGAACCGGAAGCCCGAGCAGCTATGATTTGGATCGTGGGGGAGTACGCCGAGCGCATTGACAATGCTGATGAACTACTTGAAAGCTTTTTGGAGGGTTTCCATGATGAAAGCACTCAG GTGCAGTTGCAACTTTTAACAGCCATTGTTAAGTTGTTCCTTAAGAAACCGACGGAGACCCAAGAGCTGGTGCAGCAGGTCCTTAGTCTGGCTACTCag GACTCGGATAATCCGGACCTGAGGGATCGTGGCTACATTTACTGGCGTCTTCTCTCCACTGATCCAGTGGCTGCCAAGGAGGTGGTTCTGGCTGAGAAGCCCCTAATCTCCGAGGAGACTGACTTGATTGAGCCCACACTGTTGGAGGAGCTCATATGCCACATTGGTACTCTGGCCTCCGTCTATCACAAGCCGCCCAGCGCCTTTGTGGAAGGCAGTCGTGGCGTTCAACACAAGAGACTCCCCGGCAGTGCTGGATC CGGTGAAAGCGTAGAGAGCCCGGACCCAGGTTCTGCCAGTGTCACTGAGGCACCACCTGCAGTCATTCCATCCCAGGACCTTCTTGGAGATCTGCTCAATCTGGATCTAACACCTACAAGCACAACTGGACCACCAGCACCCTCCTCCGGAATGCAAATGGGGGCTATGGACCTTCTCGGAGGAGGACTGGATAGCCTG ATGGGGGATGAATCTGAGCCG CTTGGTGGAGACCTTGGAGGAAGTCCTGCT ATGACAGCTGGCTTTGGTGCACCACCTGCTGCTGTACCGCCTTCTTTCACCGCTCCTGTAAGTGGTGGTCTGGATGACCTATTTGACCTTGGCGGTGGAGTCGGCATGCCAGTCAGTATCTATGTGCCTCCCAAAACG CTTTGGCTTCCAGCTATGAAGGCTAAGGGCCTGGAGATTACTGGCACATTTGGTCGCCGAGCCGGGGTCGTTCAAATGGAAATGACCCTTACAAATAAAGCAATGAGTGTCATGACTGATTTTGCCATCCAGTTCAATAGAAACAG TTTTGGTTTGGCTCCTGCTGGTCCTCTCCAGGTTCTTACTCCAGTTGGCCCTAACCAAAGTATAGAAGTGGCCCTTCCTCTCAACACTGTTGGACCTGTCATGAAGATGGAGCCTCTCAATAACCTGCAG GTGGCCGTCAAGAACAACATTGACGTCTTCTACTTCAGCTGCCAGTACCCCATCAGCATGCTCTTTGTAGAGGACGGGAAGATGG AACGACAGGTGTTCTTAGCCACATGGAAAGACATTCCGAATGAAAATGAGTCAAAGTTCCAGCTGAACGATTGCCATCTTAACTCAG ATGCGGCCTCCAACAAACTGCAAGGAAGCAACATCTTTACCATCGCTAAGCGAACTGTAGAGGGCCAGGATATGCTGTACCAGTCCATGAAACTCTCAAATGGAATTTGGGTACTTGCTGAGCTGAGGGCTCAGACAGGAAACCCTAACTACACG GTCTCTCTGAGATGCAAAGCCCCTGAGGTTTCCCAGTGTGTGTTCCAGAGCTATGAGGCGGTGCTGAAGAACTGA